Part of the Rhodobacteraceae bacterium M385 genome is shown below.
TTGGGCAGCGGGGGCGATGTCGGGCACGTCTTTTGACGGAGTAGATGTGGCGATTCTGCGCACCGATGGCATCGAGATAACCGATATCGGAGAAGCCCGGTCTGCGGCCTATTCTGACGCCGACCGCGCCGTATTGCGCGCGGCCATGGGCGCATGGCCCGGCGAAGCGCGGGCTGACGCGGCGGCGCGGGTGACCGAGGCTGCTCATATCGCCGCCATGGTGGATTTTCCGCCGGTTGAGATGTTGGGCTTTCACGGCCAAACCCTTGCCCATGATCCTGAGGGCGGGCGCACCCATCAGGTGGGCGATGGGGCCCGTCTTGCCACGGCCCTTGGGGTCGAGGTGATCTGGGGTTTTCGCAGCGCAGACATGGGCATGGGCGGGCAGGGCGCGCCGCTTGCGCCCTTCTATCATTGGGCCTGCGCCCGCTGGATCGGGGCCAAGGGGCCGGTGGCGTTTCTCAATTTGGGCGGCGTGGGCAACATCACTTGGGTTGATCCCACCGTCGCCGCGCCCGAGATGCCGGGGGCCTGCGTGGCATTTGATACCGGACCCGCAAATGCGCCGATTGATGACCTGATGGCGCTGCGCGGCCTTGGCAGCTTTGACGCCGGTGGCGCGTTGGCCGCGCAGGGGCAGATCGATATGAACGTGCTGGAAACGGCTCTGCAAAACCCTTGGTTCGATGTCGCTCCGCCCAAGTCTTTGGACCGCGATGCCTTTGCGCAGGTGGGGGCCGCGGTG
Proteins encoded:
- a CDS encoding anhydro-N-acetylmuramic acid kinase, which gives rise to MMGKEKRAGHHGAQYTPVWAAGAMSGTSFDGVDVAILRTDGIEITDIGEARSAAYSDADRAVLRAAMGAWPGEARADAAARVTEAAHIAAMVDFPPVEMLGFHGQTLAHDPEGGRTHQVGDGARLATALGVEVIWGFRSADMGMGGQGAPLAPFYHWACARWIGAKGPVAFLNLGGVGNITWVDPTVAAPEMPGACVAFDTGPANAPIDDLMALRGLGSFDAGGALAAQGQIDMNVLETALQNPWFDVAPPKSLDRDAFAQVGAAVAHLSDKDAVATLTAVSAGAVARGMPHLPTRPKQVLVTGGGRLNQTLMAMLAEAIGTEVLSVEDVGLDGDALEAQAFAYLAVRVARGLPTSAPSTTGVAAPVGGGRRSRPGGAALA